Proteins from one Anopheles nili chromosome 2, idAnoNiliSN_F5_01, whole genome shotgun sequence genomic window:
- the LOC128732171 gene encoding facilitated trehalose transporter Tret1 — translation MSSNAPGATNPMLYDPIPEGQGSTSKRNQFVAALGICMAAVSGGTALAWTSPVLAQLVPANQSDTSAFKNESFLLTVDEGSWVGAFLAVGAFLGALPAGYLAEKIGRKYTTMSLAVPYLISWALIVFASGAGMLYAGRLVIGIATGASCVVAPMFISEVAETSIRGALGAFFQLHLTVGILFVYAVGSYTHWVTLSILCAIFPVLLIVAMFIVPESPVYLVKKGRRIDAGVALKWFWGPNADTQSALQTIQNDLDAASGDAKVSDLFTNATNRAALFISLLLMFFQQFSGINAVIFYTAPIFQSAGSTMDPAVCSIVVGVVQVVMTLASSVLIDKAGRRILLLQSSFIMGSCLIVLGVYFKLQNDNVDVTNIGWLPLASVVLFIVSFSLGFGPIPWMMMGELCAPDIKGLASALAVMFNWTLVFLVTKSFGTMQELLGSDWTFWFFGAWMMICTVYVFIKVPETKGKTNAQIQAILGGKK, via the exons ATGAGCAGCAACGCGCCCGGGGCCACAAACCCCATGCTGTACGATCCCATCCCGGAGGGCCAAGGCTCAACGTCGAAGCGCAACCAGTTCGTCGCTGCCCTTGGAA TCTGCATGGCGGCCGTCAGTGGCGGCACGGCTCTGGCCTGGACGTCTCCAGTATTGGCCCAACTGGTTCCGGCCAATCAGAGCGACACGAGTGCGTTCAAGAACGAGAGCTTCCTGCTGACCGTCGACGAAG GATCATGGGTCGGCGCTTTCCTGGCCGTCGGAGCGTTCCTGGGAGCCCTACCGGCAGGTTACTTGGCGGAGAAGATCGGTCGAAAGTATACCACCATGTCACTGGCAGTACCATACCTCATTAGCTGGGCACTGATCGtcttcgcttccggtgccggcATGCTGTACGCTGGTCGGTTAGTCATTG GTATCGCGACGGGTGCTTCCTGTGTTGTTGCACCGATGTTCATCTCAGAGGTGGCGGAAACTTCGATCCGTGGTGCCCTTGGGGCCTTCTTCCAGCTGCATCTCACGGTGGGCATTTTGTTCGTGTACGCGGTCGGTTCCTACACACATTGGGTGACGCTGAGCATCCTGTGTGCCATCTTCCCTGTGCTGCTGATCGTGGCGATGTTTATCGTACCCGAAAGTCCAGTCTATCTGGTTAAGAAG GGACGCCGTATCGATGCCGGTGTTGCACTGAAATGGTTCTGGGGCCCGAATGCCGACACCCAGTCGGCACTGCAAACGATACAGAACGATCTCGATGCAGCTTCCGGTGACGCAAAGGTGTCTGATCTGTTCACCAACGCTACGAACCGTGCCGCGTTGTTCATCtcgttgctgctgatgttctTCCAGCAGTTTTCCGGCATTAATGCGGTGATCTTCTACACTGCACCGATCTTCCAGTCTGCTGGCAGTACCATGGATCCGGCCGTCTGTTCGATCGTGGTCGGTGTTGTGCAGGTGGTGATGACGCTTGCATCGTCCGTGCTCATCGATAAGGCTGGCCGTCGGATATTGCTGCTGCAGAGTAGCTTCATCATGGGATCGTGCTTGATCGTGCTCGGTGTGTACTTTAAGTTGCAGAATGACAACGTGGACGTGACGAATATCGGCTGGTTGCCACTCGCCTCGGTTGTGCTGTTCATTGTGAGCTTCTCGCTTGGGTTTGGACCCATTCcgtggatgatgatgggcgAACTGTGTGCTCCGGACATTAAAGGGCTTGCGTCCGCTCTGGCGGTCATGTTCAACTGGACGCTCGTGTTCCTGGTGACGAAGAGCTTTGGCACGATGCAGGAGCTGCTTGGTTCCGATTGGACGTTCTGGTTCTTTGGCGCGTGGATGATGATCTGCACGGTGTACGTGTTCATCAAGGTGCCAGAAACTAAGGGCAAAACGAACGCACAGATCCAGGCCATCCTCGGTGGCAAGAAGTAA